The genomic stretch CAGCTTAATTTGACGTGTTTATTTACTTAAGTCGGGTTATCTAATTCCTCTTTGGTAGCAATTAGGCATAATTTGTGAATAGGTCTGTCGTAGACTGCATTTGCTGTTTTTATCTTTGCTTTCCTCACGAGTCCGTCGTCGCCAGgaaatagggaacttaagaacCACGACGACGGCTTAGTCGACGACGACCGGAAGTGAGATATACGTTAGTACGCACGCGCGGCTAGCAAATTCCGTCGTCCTGTTGTTGTCGACGACCCCAAAGGCAGCTCTTTCACGTCGTCGTTGGAAGGAGTTCTGTTCGCCAAGTTTCAGGTAAAAATCCACCCTTGTTTTTCGAATTTTGGACTCCTTTGGAAATTCTTATCTTTGTACATCGacgtttgctttctttttttttctaacaggCGAATTCGGTTGAAAATTTGACTAATGAATTTACGTGTTTATATTTAggaatgacaacaacaacaaaagcggCAGGTTTGGAGGAGCGAGCAAACTCGTAAGTTATAAATTTATGTCATTGCTTTTTTAAGCATTTAGGTAAGACACATCGTCGATCTCCACCATGGAAGAAAAACGCTTTACGTCAAAAATAGTAATCGCAGTGTCTTTtagcttaaaaagttaaaagggcTGTAGCCTCGGTAAAAAATCTGATTTTACGCCATATTTTTCCTTGCTTGTGTGTGCGTCTTACGTAAAATATAAGCAGCCTGTGTAGTCTCACAGAGACGCAGCATTTTTTCATTCGGTTGGGGAATAAACTGACAATCCTCCTGTGGTATTTTCAGTTAATAGAATTATTATTTCAGGCATGTAAGGAGTTGGGATTTTTGACTCAAAACATTCGACCTTGGTTACGGGTTACAATTAGTTTTGGACGTAAATTTCTCTAATCTTACAGGAATCCAAACTTTACCTGGAGTTACGATCACGACATACTGATGTGCCGGGAAGTTCTAGACATCGAACCATACCAGTTTAAATTAAGAAGTCCCGAAAGAGGGAAAGCATGGGAAGCCATTTCAAGTCACTTAAATACGACGTCGTGTCCAAAGTTCCGAGTCACCCCACGATCTGTTCGCGATAGGTATAACCTACTGACAAAAAAACTTCAGGCAAGACTAAACACGGAAGAGAAGGCTAGTGGTATTGCTGTGAATAATTCCGAGCTTGATGATCTTTTAGAAGAAATCTTAGAGAAGGAAAAAGCTGCAAAAGAGAAGCTCaacaatgacgatgatgataaaaaGAAATCTCTCGAGAATGAAAAGGCGGCTGCTGAAGATATGCGGAAACGTGCTTTAGAACGGGTAGGACAGACGACTAAAAGAAAGGATAAAGAAGAGGGAACTGAGACAGGACCATCCAAGAAAAAGAGTCGAAAGAGCACAGGCGAAGCAGTGGAATATTTAAAGGAAAGAGCTTCTACAGAGATACAGCTAAGGGAAAGGGAGTTGGAGATGAgaaagaaagagcaagaaagCATGTcacaaagggagagagagaggaatGAGCAGCAAGATAAAGTGCTCTCTACTATGCTCAAACAGCAAGACCAACAGcagcagatgatgatgatgctcatgaatcaacaacagcaacagtcACAGGCTTTAATGTCTCTGATAGGAAAAATTGTTCCAAAATAACTTACAGttattttcattgttgttttaCATAATGTTGAGATCCCATTTAAAGTTGTGCATTGCGTCCAATTTTCTTACAGTCAGATGTTATTACGCAACATTCGTTGAGTTTTTAAACCAATTATCTCACAAGTAAACGCGAACACGATTCTTTGGAATTCGCCTCGATGTATATTCATTTCATCTTAGTGTTTTTGTTCGGAACATTAAAAAATACACATTTGTGAGACAAATGATGACTTTATTCAAGGAACTGGGTGTTTACTAACGAGCACTAATCCTAGATAATCAGATCCAATTACTTTGCGAATTACTTTGCGGTTCAGCTCACTCAGGAAAAGTACTCCTCTAAAGTGGGTGGTTCCAGGGCAAAAAAAGAGGAGGTTTGGTTACCGTAAAGACAGGTAAGAGCATTCTGGAGAAGAGCAGAAACTATATACATCTTGCCAACACTACTGAGgccaattttaaggtttttcttgAAGTCTAGACACTTAAAATAGTTGATTATATCACCGAATAACCATTCAACGGAGGACCTAACGACACTCATTGAAGCATTATATGCTTTCATTTGGTCAGTAAGGACCCCGTGTCGAAAAGGACATTGTAGATGTACCCTTAATGGGTAGGCCGGATCCCCATAAACACAGATGGGTTGCCTAGCGTGCGAAAAAGCAAATTGTTGTAGGTCACGTAGAAATCCTGACTCCGTAAGCATGGATGCATCATGTTTTCTGCCCTCTgcaagaaatcaaagaaaagccGGTTGTGATCATAAACCTTTAACATTTGTTTACTTGTGCATATACGGCATACAGTAAGCTAAGCTTACGTTACATAACCTCGTGTTAAATGATGTGGAAGGTTAATACCATAAAATTCAGGTCTTACCTACTGGACCATACATATTGGCAATCAAGCCATTGGGTAAAACAACTGACTGAAATTTTAAAGCGTGTACCCGCTTGTGTCCGTTGTACAGGATCCTTTGATTTTCCCCAGGCCGAGCGATCGGTCTCACTGTGCCGTCTATAAAGCCGAAGCAATTTTGTAGAGGGGCACCTTTTGCGCTTATGGCTGCAGCGTACATTTCCATCTGGTCAGGGCCTAAGATATCATGATTCCATCGAGTTATTCTAGCACCGTGGGTGTCATATATAAAGTCTAACACAGT from Montipora capricornis isolate CH-2021 chromosome 12, ASM3666992v2, whole genome shotgun sequence encodes the following:
- the LOC138027887 gene encoding uncharacterized protein, producing MASFKAMQELLLLSHTSNFIDDEEYLLFYDLFDSKNPCFPYEDYSMFALDEMTDSECLAEFRFKKRDIPLIAEVLGVPETIRCEQGSTCDGMEGLCMLLRRLSFPCRYGDMIPRFAKPVPVISMVTNTVLDFIYDTHGARITRWNHDILGPDQMEMYAAAISAKGAPLQNCFGFIDGTVRPIARPGENQRILYNGHKRVHALKFQSVVLPNGLIANMYGPVEGRKHDASMLTESGFLRDLQQFAFSHARQPICVYGDPAYPLRVHLQCPFRHGVLTDQMKAYNASMSVVRSSVEWLFGDIINYFKCLDFKKNLKIGLSSVGKMYIVSALLQNALTCLYGNQTSSFFALEPPTLEEYFS